A single Prevotella sp. E15-22 DNA region contains:
- a CDS encoding SusC/RagA family TonB-linked outer membrane protein: MKRLGIIIFSFFSFLMTAHAQKAGDVISGTVTDDFGPVMRANVVELDASNRIVAAAVTDMSGNFSFRLKNPKDKLSISYVGYKKVMLPFNKTHFNIHLQDDTMIDDVVITQKKRTHGSGLSIPVDEISTSQQSISMSEFEGLSMTTVDEALQGRIAGLDIVAGGDLGKGTSMRLRGISTITGNSEPLIVVDGNVWETNINDDVSTMNEEKFAELLNVNPEDIESISVLKDAAATAIWGSQGSNGVIEIKTKRGSRGATRVSYSFRLTGTYQPNGYKMLNGDEYTMMLKEEYFNPRMSDEASNIQEINYDPSFSEYEMYNNNTDWLKEVKQVGWRQNHYLSLTGGGDKAHFRIGAGYDHETGSIIEQQLDRFTSRVNLDYFVSDRIKIETNIALTYTKNKRNNGDLLSIAYNRMPNLSIYEQDKYGNDLDDYYSMLPTAHSELRRDQLNLKNPVALAYEAKNDGTSYNIAPEFKLRYNLLSLDDNETRLNYEGKVVFNIFNSYDETFMPLSLSTKGWNDAGSNNETSSANRATSASSKTLGVTMTHTLTFTPAFRNQDHAMTMLLRAQSTSGNSTNQNTGLWGLPSGSTQSTSAEGIIDNMTTGSGQWRSVYFTYSAHYAYKGRYMADFTVRRDGSTKFGEDERWGNFPSFSLRWNVGKEEWFKNALPFVSMLSVRPGWGISGRQPDSEGLFYSKYNDGAGYLGVGSVAPQNIQMKKLKWEQKETYNLGTDFGFFDDRITGNVELYWQYTSDLLMKDRGLPTSSGFSKYNIQNVGDMKNIGWEFNLNGNRIIKAGKFSADFNVTFANNKNEITAMDETCLASLNKEYVASGNNGGNNAPYLTRVELNAAFGSIYGFRYKGVYQYSDYSAVEVPGVSGPNAPVARDKDGNVILDENNMTKPMMYFPGSVSYQFRGGDAIYEDVNSDGQINELDIVYLGSSLPKFTGGFGFKLSYGRLSWNNQFNFRYGNKIINQSRRNVEKMYNNNNQSRAVNWRWRVEGDITSIPRALYNEGYNALPSDRFVEDGSFIRLNYSQISYSFEQKVIKKWGLNQLSLYVSANNLFCLTKYSGSDPEVNYSGISGTATDNAQTPRAKSFTAGVTIQF, translated from the coding sequence ATGAAACGATTAGGTATTATTATATTTTCATTTTTTAGTTTCCTGATGACTGCTCATGCCCAGAAAGCGGGTGATGTGATTAGTGGAACGGTGACAGACGACTTCGGTCCTGTGATGAGAGCGAACGTGGTGGAGCTCGATGCGTCGAATCGTATCGTGGCCGCTGCCGTGACTGATATGAGTGGAAACTTCTCTTTCCGACTGAAGAACCCTAAGGATAAGCTGAGTATCTCGTATGTAGGTTATAAAAAGGTGATGCTGCCTTTCAACAAGACACATTTTAATATTCACCTGCAGGACGATACGATGATCGACGATGTGGTTATCACACAGAAGAAACGTACACATGGTTCAGGACTTTCTATTCCTGTCGACGAGATCTCTACCTCTCAGCAGAGCATCAGCATGTCAGAGTTTGAGGGTCTCTCAATGACCACGGTCGACGAGGCCCTGCAAGGACGTATCGCCGGTTTGGATATCGTGGCTGGCGGTGACCTGGGTAAGGGCACATCCATGCGCCTGCGTGGTATCTCAACCATCACTGGTAACAGTGAGCCGCTGATTGTGGTCGACGGTAATGTGTGGGAAACCAATATCAACGACGATGTGTCGACCATGAACGAGGAGAAGTTTGCTGAGTTGCTGAACGTGAACCCTGAGGATATCGAGAGTATCTCGGTGCTGAAGGATGCTGCTGCAACAGCCATCTGGGGTTCGCAGGGCTCGAATGGTGTGATCGAGATTAAGACCAAGCGTGGCTCTCGTGGTGCTACGCGTGTAAGCTATAGCTTCCGACTGACGGGTACCTATCAGCCCAACGGCTATAAGATGCTGAATGGTGACGAGTATACCATGATGCTGAAAGAAGAGTATTTCAATCCCCGTATGAGTGATGAGGCCAGTAACATCCAGGAGATTAACTATGATCCCTCGTTCTCGGAATACGAGATGTATAACAACAATACCGACTGGCTGAAGGAGGTGAAGCAGGTGGGATGGCGCCAGAACCACTACCTCTCACTGACGGGTGGTGGCGACAAGGCTCACTTCCGTATTGGTGCTGGTTACGACCACGAGACGGGTTCTATCATTGAACAGCAGTTGGACCGTTTTACCTCGCGTGTGAACCTGGACTATTTCGTGTCTGACCGTATCAAGATCGAGACCAACATCGCGCTGACGTATACGAAGAACAAGCGCAACAACGGTGACCTGCTGTCTATTGCCTATAATCGCATGCCTAACCTCTCTATCTATGAGCAGGATAAGTATGGCAACGACCTGGACGACTACTACAGCATGCTGCCCACGGCTCACTCGGAGTTGCGACGCGACCAGCTGAACCTGAAGAACCCTGTGGCCTTGGCTTATGAGGCTAAGAACGATGGAACGAGCTATAACATCGCCCCTGAGTTTAAGTTGCGCTACAACCTGCTGAGTCTGGACGATAACGAGACACGCCTTAACTATGAGGGTAAGGTGGTGTTTAACATCTTTAATAGCTATGACGAGACGTTCATGCCTTTGTCGCTGAGTACCAAGGGATGGAATGATGCTGGCTCGAACAACGAGACGTCGTCGGCCAACAGAGCTACTTCGGCTTCGTCGAAGACCTTGGGTGTGACCATGACGCATACGCTGACCTTTACGCCTGCATTCAGAAACCAAGACCATGCCATGACGATGCTGCTCCGTGCGCAGTCTACCAGTGGAAACTCTACTAACCAGAACACGGGTCTGTGGGGACTGCCCAGCGGTTCTACCCAGAGCACCTCGGCCGAGGGTATCATCGATAACATGACAACAGGTAGCGGACAGTGGCGTAGTGTTTACTTCACCTATTCTGCACACTATGCCTATAAGGGACGTTATATGGCCGACTTCACCGTTCGTCGCGACGGTAGTACGAAGTTTGGCGAGGACGAGCGCTGGGGTAACTTCCCTTCGTTCTCTCTCCGCTGGAACGTTGGTAAGGAGGAATGGTTCAAGAATGCTCTGCCTTTCGTCTCTATGCTGTCTGTTCGTCCAGGCTGGGGTATCAGTGGACGTCAGCCTGACTCTGAGGGACTGTTCTATAGTAAATATAACGATGGTGCCGGCTATCTGGGTGTAGGTAGTGTGGCTCCGCAGAATATTCAGATGAAGAAGCTGAAGTGGGAGCAGAAAGAGACCTATAACCTGGGTACTGACTTCGGATTCTTCGACGATCGCATCACGGGTAATGTGGAGTTGTACTGGCAGTACACCAGCGACCTGCTGATGAAGGACCGTGGTCTGCCTACCTCTTCTGGCTTCTCGAAGTATAACATCCAGAACGTGGGCGACATGAAGAACATTGGTTGGGAGTTCAACCTGAATGGTAACCGTATTATCAAGGCAGGTAAGTTCTCGGCCGACTTCAACGTGACGTTTGCCAACAATAAGAACGAGATTACCGCTATGGATGAGACCTGTCTGGCCAGCCTGAACAAGGAGTATGTGGCCTCGGGCAACAACGGTGGTAACAATGCGCCTTATCTGACGCGTGTGGAACTGAATGCTGCTTTCGGTAGTATCTATGGCTTCCGCTATAAGGGTGTCTATCAGTACAGCGACTATAGTGCTGTAGAGGTGCCTGGCGTGAGCGGACCTAATGCGCCTGTGGCTCGCGATAAGGACGGTAACGTGATTCTTGACGAGAACAACATGACCAAGCCGATGATGTACTTCCCTGGCTCGGTGAGCTATCAGTTCCGTGGTGGCGATGCCATCTATGAGGATGTGAACAGTGATGGTCAGATTAACGAACTCGATATCGTTTACCTGGGTTCTTCACTGCCTAAGTTTACTGGTGGCTTCGGTTTTAAGCTGAGCTATGGACGCCTGTCTTGGAACAACCAGTTCAACTTCCGTTATGGAAACAAGATTATCAACCAGTCGCGTCGTAATGTAGAGAAGATGTATAACAACAACAACCAGAGTCGTGCCGTGAACTGGCGCTGGCGTGTTGAGGGCGACATCACCTCTATTCCTCGTGCACTTTATAATGAAGGCTACAATGCCTTGCCTTCTGACCGATTTGTTGAGGACGGCTCGTTTATCCGTCTGAACTACTCACAGATCAGTTACTCTTTTGAACAGAAGGTCATCAAGAAGTGGGGACTGAACCAGTTGAGCCTGTATGTGTCGGCTAACAACCTCTTCTGTCTGACCAAGTACTCTGGCTCTGACCCTGAGGTGAACTATAGCGGTATAAGCGGTACGGCTACTGATAATGCCCAGACACCGCGTGCTAAGTCGTTTACTGCTGGTGTGACTATTCAATTCTAA
- a CDS encoding response regulator, producing the protein MKRLLIAEDNDSNYILMTYILKNHYEFERACNGKEAVELAQKGGFDLVLMDIKMPVMDGLEATAKLKELMPDLPVIALTANAFESDRQLAFDAGCVDFLTKPISSQLCLSTIAKYVGE; encoded by the coding sequence ATGAAAAGATTGTTAATCGCTGAAGACAATGACAGCAACTACATCCTGATGACCTACATCCTGAAGAATCATTATGAGTTTGAAAGAGCCTGTAATGGCAAGGAGGCTGTGGAGTTGGCTCAGAAGGGTGGCTTCGATCTGGTGCTGATGGATATCAAGATGCCTGTGATGGATGGTTTGGAAGCAACAGCCAAGCTGAAGGAACTGATGCCCGACCTGCCTGTTATCGCCCTGACGGCAAATGCTTTCGAGAGTGATCGCCAGTTGGCGTTCGATGCCGGTTGCGTGGATTTCCTCACGAAGCCCATAAGTAGTCAGTTGTGTCTGAGCACCATTGCTAAATATGTAGGCGAATAG
- a CDS encoding fasciclin domain-containing protein: MITNSIKHFLMAGLLFCGFATVITSCVDNDDNVPENYYSSTKLTAAQFLEERPEQFSEFIALLKRTPYFSMLSTYGTYSSAGLLKYTVFAPTNDGVDNYLKRMGYASIYDIPAATCDTLVRTHIIKKGAFFTTDVSEGALPELNMDDSYIVLSSDSDVNNNNKIIYYINKNSRIIERDDSVTNGVVHVLDNTISSSSLMLPDKIAEDSILTLFSQALKMTGMCDSLMKNMDETYYCGEDSVNTGTMERCTSGSQQYTRTFWVGKRYFKYTAFVEPDSVFHRHGIYTIEDLQKYAKKVYDETYPEDAGLYDNDPHHRKNPLNRFVSYHLLNRVGQYNSWVVSGTIRERCLDTKLIDPEEYYETMCPGTIVRFAGPASGLYINRRGVGERKDRGFFVRGVKVLSPSESGSVDQNAINGVYHYLDDILAYTPEVRDVVLNRRIRIDATVLSPDFMNCNGRGRYGEDILTGFKNGYISDWVTSKETFVGVHSDVDYWHSYQANAVCVSGLFDVTFKLPPVPSGTYEIRLGYTPGDERGVVQVYLENEPCGIPIDLRVYGGDPSIGAVPDTDDEEENMANDKAMHNRGYMKSTDVWHPGGGDDSMRTLSPLRRILTTKTLSADKTYHLRFRQCLDDNTRYWSFDYIELCPKSVYGSPEGEDTH; encoded by the coding sequence ATGATAACCAATAGCATAAAACATTTCCTCATGGCAGGCCTGCTGTTCTGCGGCTTTGCCACGGTCATCACATCGTGTGTTGACAACGACGATAATGTTCCTGAGAACTATTACTCGTCAACGAAGCTGACGGCCGCCCAGTTCCTGGAGGAGCGTCCTGAGCAGTTCAGCGAGTTTATCGCCCTGCTGAAACGTACGCCTTACTTCTCGATGCTGTCAACCTATGGTACATACAGCTCGGCTGGTTTGCTGAAGTATACAGTGTTCGCACCTACCAACGATGGTGTGGACAACTATCTGAAGCGTATGGGCTATGCCAGCATCTATGATATCCCTGCAGCCACCTGTGACACGCTGGTTCGCACGCATATTATTAAGAAAGGTGCTTTCTTTACCACGGATGTTAGCGAGGGTGCACTGCCTGAGTTGAACATGGATGATTCTTATATTGTCTTGTCAAGTGATTCTGACGTGAACAACAATAATAAGATTATCTATTATATCAATAAGAATTCTCGTATCATTGAGCGCGATGACTCTGTGACCAATGGTGTGGTGCATGTGTTGGACAACACCATCTCGTCGAGCAGTCTGATGCTGCCCGACAAGATTGCGGAGGACTCTATTCTCACCTTGTTCTCGCAGGCCCTGAAGATGACGGGTATGTGTGATTCTCTGATGAAGAACATGGATGAGACCTATTACTGTGGTGAGGATTCTGTGAATACGGGTACGATGGAGCGCTGTACCAGTGGTAGTCAGCAGTACACCCGCACCTTCTGGGTGGGTAAGCGCTACTTTAAGTATACAGCTTTTGTTGAGCCCGACTCGGTGTTCCACAGACATGGTATCTATACCATCGAGGATTTGCAGAAATATGCCAAGAAGGTATATGATGAGACTTATCCGGAGGATGCTGGTCTTTACGACAATGACCCTCATCACCGTAAGAACCCGCTTAACCGTTTTGTGAGCTATCACCTGCTGAACCGTGTGGGACAGTACAACAGCTGGGTGGTGTCTGGTACTATCCGTGAGCGCTGTCTCGACACCAAGCTGATTGACCCTGAGGAGTATTACGAGACCATGTGTCCAGGCACCATCGTACGTTTCGCTGGTCCTGCCTCTGGCCTGTATATCAACCGTCGTGGTGTGGGTGAGAGAAAGGATCGCGGCTTCTTTGTTCGTGGCGTTAAGGTACTTTCTCCCTCGGAATCTGGCTCTGTTGACCAGAATGCCATCAATGGCGTTTATCACTATCTGGATGATATCCTGGCTTATACGCCTGAGGTTCGTGATGTGGTGCTGAACCGCCGTATTCGTATTGATGCCACAGTGCTGAGTCCTGATTTTATGAACTGTAATGGTCGTGGCCGTTACGGCGAGGATATCCTGACAGGATTTAAGAATGGTTATATTTCCGACTGGGTGACAAGTAAGGAGACGTTTGTAGGTGTACATAGCGATGTGGATTACTGGCACTCTTATCAGGCTAATGCCGTCTGCGTCAGTGGTCTGTTCGACGTAACCTTTAAGTTGCCTCCCGTTCCATCGGGCACCTACGAGATCCGCCTGGGTTATACGCCTGGTGATGAGCGTGGTGTGGTTCAGGTGTATCTGGAGAATGAGCCATGCGGTATTCCCATTGACCTGCGTGTCTATGGCGGTGATCCCAGCATTGGTGCTGTTCCTGATACGGATGATGAGGAAGAGAATATGGCTAATGACAAGGCCATGCATAACCGTGGCTATATGAAGTCGACTGATGTGTGGCATCCAGGCGGCGGTGATGACTCTATGCGTACGCTGAGTCCGCTGCGTCGTATCCTGACCACCAAGACATTGAGTGCAGACAAGACCTATCACTTGCGTTTCCGTCAGTGTCTTGACGACAACACGCGTTACTGGTCGTTCGACTATATTGAACTGTGTCCTAAGAGCGTCTATGGAAGTCCTGAGGGCGAGGATACACATTAA
- a CDS encoding RagB/SusD family nutrient uptake outer membrane protein, giving the protein MEKTIYNKVQKVVKGVLPLSLLTFLPLLNSCNDFLDLKPQNEVVLENFWKEKADAASVLTSCYESLESNDALNRMLVWGELRSDNMKAGASTPNDLSEILKESLLPSNPYCNWGKFYECINRCNTVCYYAPQLQKIDPNYTEAEMKANVAEATTLRALAYFYLIRTFRDVPYCTVPSIDDRQNYVLPATKFDVVLDTLITDLESIKGDAVRRYFVDESPSAWQNSCKITRWAVYALLADLYLWKGEWDNAIKYCDLVIDYKRQQYNDMLQLYGNVNNIDLIDSIPMILEKPVGMTTCGNAYNEIFGEGNSFESIFELSFKSPQSTKNDMVSKFFGNQREPQGNLSASDLLFKDVAQGSNTLFKKTDGRAYEGGELSGSRYTICKYVRTNVSYRTNPVPSTEKDLALSKTLRSESEAYANWIIYRLSDMLLIKAEALIERGQGDDFDKAFALIDIVNKRANDAVGGTRSSTLKKTDYIDSKAAMEDLLIAERQREFLFEGKRWYDLVRLARRDGKNTRLVNLVTRKYQENVNALKIKLADPNIIYFPYAKSELKVNPLLKQNPAFLTGEDTELTK; this is encoded by the coding sequence ATGGAAAAGACAATATATAATAAGGTCCAAAAGGTGGTGAAAGGAGTATTGCCCCTGAGCCTTCTTACCTTTTTACCTTTGTTGAACTCCTGCAACGACTTCCTGGACCTCAAGCCTCAGAATGAGGTGGTGCTCGAGAACTTCTGGAAGGAGAAAGCCGATGCTGCCAGCGTGCTGACGAGCTGCTATGAGTCGCTCGAGAGCAACGACGCCCTGAACCGCATGCTGGTGTGGGGTGAGCTGCGCAGTGATAATATGAAGGCCGGTGCCAGTACGCCGAACGATCTTAGCGAGATTCTGAAGGAGAGTCTGCTGCCTTCTAATCCCTATTGTAACTGGGGAAAGTTCTATGAGTGCATCAACCGCTGTAATACGGTGTGTTACTATGCACCGCAGTTGCAGAAGATTGATCCTAACTATACGGAGGCCGAGATGAAGGCTAATGTGGCAGAGGCAACAACCCTTCGTGCACTGGCTTATTTCTATCTGATTCGTACGTTCCGCGACGTGCCTTACTGTACTGTTCCCAGTATTGATGATAGGCAGAACTATGTGCTGCCTGCCACCAAATTTGATGTGGTGCTCGACACACTGATTACCGACCTGGAGAGTATCAAGGGTGATGCCGTTCGTCGTTATTTCGTGGACGAGAGTCCCAGCGCTTGGCAGAACTCTTGTAAGATTACGCGTTGGGCCGTTTATGCCCTGCTGGCCGACCTCTATCTGTGGAAGGGCGAGTGGGACAATGCTATCAAGTATTGTGACTTGGTTATCGACTACAAGCGTCAGCAGTATAATGATATGCTACAGCTCTATGGCAATGTGAATAATATCGACCTGATTGACAGTATTCCGATGATCCTGGAAAAGCCTGTGGGAATGACAACCTGCGGTAATGCCTATAACGAGATCTTTGGCGAGGGTAACTCTTTTGAGAGCATCTTTGAGCTTTCTTTCAAGTCGCCCCAGTCAACAAAGAACGACATGGTGAGCAAGTTCTTTGGCAACCAGCGTGAGCCGCAAGGAAACCTGAGTGCCAGCGACCTGCTGTTCAAGGATGTGGCACAGGGCAGCAACACGCTGTTTAAGAAAACCGATGGCCGTGCCTATGAGGGCGGCGAGTTGTCGGGCTCACGCTACACCATCTGTAAGTATGTCAGAACAAATGTGTCGTACAGAACAAACCCTGTACCCAGCACTGAGAAGGACCTGGCACTTTCCAAGACCCTCCGCTCAGAGTCTGAGGCTTATGCCAACTGGATTATCTATCGTCTGAGTGATATGTTGCTGATCAAGGCTGAGGCTTTGATAGAGCGCGGTCAGGGTGATGACTTCGACAAGGCTTTTGCTTTGATTGACATTGTGAACAAGCGCGCCAATGATGCTGTTGGCGGTACGCGTAGCAGTACGCTGAAGAAGACCGACTATATCGACTCGAAAGCTGCTATGGAGGATCTGCTCATCGCAGAACGTCAGCGTGAGTTCCTGTTTGAGGGTAAGCGCTGGTATGACCTGGTTCGACTGGCACGTCGTGACGGTAAGAATACGCGTTTGGTGAACCTGGTGACACGTAAGTATCAGGAGAATGTCAATGCGCTGAAGATTAAGTTGGCCGATCCCAACATCATCTATTTCCCCTATGCTAAGAGTGAGCTGAAGGTGAATCCGCTTCTGAAGCAGAACCCTGCCTTCCTGACTGGCGAGGATACGGAGTTGACAAAGTAA